From a region of the Sebaldella sp. S0638 genome:
- a CDS encoding DUF1667 domain-containing protein, which produces MIKNLTCIVCPEGCDLEIDLDNDYAVKGAKCKRGSDYGRQEMINPQRMVTSTVYIEDGVYSRLPVKTSTAIPKDLIYKCMEEINKVKVKSPVKLGDVIIHNVLNTGVDIVACRDM; this is translated from the coding sequence ATGATAAAAAATCTTACATGTATTGTATGCCCCGAAGGCTGTGATCTGGAAATAGATTTAGATAATGACTATGCCGTAAAAGGCGCCAAATGCAAAAGAGGCAGTGATTACGGCAGGCAGGAGATGATCAATCCCCAAAGAATGGTTACCAGTACTGTCTATATAGAAGACGGTGTTTACAGCCGGCTTCCTGTAAAAACCAGCACTGCCATTCCGAAAGACCTTATTTATAAATGTATGGAAGAGATTAATAAAGTAAAAGTAAAATCTCCCGTGAAATTAGGGGATGTAATTATTCATAATGTGCTTAATACCGGCGTTGACATTGTGGCATGCCGGGATATGTAA